One Homo sapiens chromosome 3, GRCh38.p14 Primary Assembly genomic window carries:
- the CLCN2 gene encoding chloride channel protein 2 isoform X1, which translates to MAAAAAEEGMEPRALQYEQTLMYGRYTQDLGAFAKEEAARIRLGGPEPWKGPPSSRAAPELLEYGRSRCARCRVCSVRCHKFLVSRVGEDWIFLVLLGLLMALVSWVMDYAIAACLQAQQWMSRGLNTSILLQYLAWVTYPVVLITFSAGFTQILAPQAVGSGIPEMKTILRGVVLKEYLTLKTFIAKVIGLTCALGSGMPLGKEGPFVHIASMCAALLSKFLSLFGGIYENESRNTEMLAAACAVGVGCCFAAPIGGVLFSIEVTSTFFAVRNYWRGFFAATFSAFIFRVLAVWNRDEETITALFKTRFRLDFPFDLQELPAFAVIGIASGFGGALFVYLNRKIVQVMRKQKTINRFLMRKRLLFPALVTLLISTLTFPPGFGQFMAGQLSQKETLVTLFDNRTWVRQGLVEELEPPSTSQAWNPPRANVFLTLVIFILMKFWMSALATTIPVPCGAFMPVFVIGAAFGRLVGESMAAWFPDGIHTDSSTYRIVPGGYAVVGAAALAGAVTHTVSTAVIVFELTGQIAHILPVMIAVILANAVAQSLQPSLYDSIIRIKKLPYLPELGWGRHQQYRVRVEDIMVRDVPHVALSCTFRDLRLALHRTKGRMLALVESPESMILLGSIERSQVVALLGAQLSPARRRQHMQERRATQTSPLSDQEGPPTPEASVCFQVNTEDSAFPAARGETHKPLKPALKRGPSVTRNLGESPTGSAESAGIALRSLFCGSPPPEAASEKLESCEKRKLKRVRISLASDADLEGEMSPEETHTIFSLLGVDHAYVTSIGRLIGIVTLKELRKAIEGSVTAQGVKVRPPLASFRDSATSSSDTETTEVHALWGPHSRHGLPREGSPSDSDDKCQ; encoded by the exons ATGGCGGCCGCGGCGGCGGAGGAAGGGATGGAGCCACGGGCGCTGCAGTACGAGCAGACCCTG ATGTATGGCCGGTACACTCAGGACCTTGGGGCCTTTGCCAAAGAGGAAGCTGCTCGGATTCGCCTGGGAGGGCCTGAACCCTGGAAAGGTCCCCCTTCCTCTCGGGCTGCCCCAGAGCTCTTGGAATATGGACGGAGCCGTTGCGCCCGATGCCGCG TCTGTTCTGTCCGCTGCCACAAGTTCCTAGTATCCAGGGTTGGTGAAGATTGGATCTTCCTGGTCCTGCTGGGGCTTCTCATGGCATTGGTCAGCTGGGTCATGGACTATGCCATTGCTGCCTGTCTGCAAG CCCAGCAGTGGATGTCCCGGGGCTTGAACACCAGCATCTTGCTCCAGTACCTGGCCTGGGTCACCTACCCTGTTGTCCTCATCACTTTCTCAGCCGGATTCACACAGATCCTGGCCCCTCAGGCTGTCG GCTCTGGCATCCCTGAGATGAAGACCATCTTGCGGGGAGTGGTGCTGAAAGAATACCTCACACTCAAGACCTTTATAGCTAAGGTCATTGGGCTGACCTGCGCCCTAGGCAGCGGGATGCCGCTTGGCAAAGAG GGCCCTTTTGTGCATATCGCAAGCATGTGTGCTGCCCTTCTCAGCAAGTTCCTCTCCCTCTTTGGGGGTATCTATGAG AATGAATCCCGGAACACAGAGATGCTGGCTGCCGCCTGTGCCGTGGGGGTGGGCTGCTGCTTCGCGGCACCTATTGGAG GCGTCCTCTTCAGCATCGAGGTCACCTCCACCTTCTTTGCAGTGCGGAACTACTGGCGGGGCTTCTTCGCTGCCACCTTCAGTGCCTTCATCTTCCGGGTCTTGGCAGTCTGGAACCGGGATGAAG AGACTATTACAGCCCTCTTCAAAACCCGATTCCGGCTCGACTTCCCCTTTGACCTGCAGGAGCTGCCAGCCTTTGCTGTCATTGG TATTGCTAGTGGCTTCGGTGGAGCCCTCTTTGTCTACCTGAACCGGAAGATTGTCCAGGTGATGCGGAAGCAGAAAACCATCAATCGCTTCCTCATGAGGAA ACGCCTGCTCTTCCCGGCTCTGGTGACCCTGCTCATCTCCACGCTGACCTTCCCCCCTGGCTTTGGACAGTTCATGGCTGGACAG CTCTCACAGAAAGAGACGCTGGTCACCCTGTTTGACAATCGGACGTGGGTCCGCCAGGGCCTGGTGGAGGAGCTAGAACCACCCAGCACCTCACAGGCCTGGAACCCACCACGTGCCAACGTCTTCCTCACCCTGGTCATCTTCATTCTCATGAAG TTCTGGATGTCTGCACTGGCCACCACCATCCCAGTTCCCTGTGGGGCCTTCATGCCTGTCTTTGTCATTG GAGCAGCATTTGGGCGTCTGGTGGGTGAAAGCATGGCTGCCTGGTTCCCAGATGGAATTCATACGGACAGCAGCACCTACCGGATTGTGCCTGGGGGCTACGCTGTGGTCG GGGCAGCTGCGCTGGCAGGAGCGGTGACACACACAGTGTCCACGGCTGTGATCGTGTTCGAGCTCACAGGCCAGATTGCCCACATCCTGCCTGTCATGATCGCCGTCATCCTGGCCAACGCTGTCGCCCAGAGTCTGCAGCCCTCCCTCTATGACAGCATCATCCGAATCAAGAAACTGCCCTACCTGCCTGAGCTCGGCTGGGGCCGCCACCA GCAGTACCGGGTGCGTGTGGAGGACATCATGGTGCGGGATGTTCCCCATGTGGCCCTCAGCTGCACCTTCCGGGACCTGCGTTTGGCACTGCACAGGACCAAGGGCCGAATGCTGGCCCTAGTGGAGTCCCCTG AGTCCATGATTCTGCTGGGCTCCATCGAGCGTTCACAGGTGGTGGCATTGTTGGgggcccagctgagcccagcccgcCGGCGGCAGCACATGCAGGAGCGCAGAGCCACCCAGACCTCTCCACTATCTGATCAGGAGGGTCCCCCTACCCCTGAGGCTTCTGTCTGCTTCCAG GTGAACACAGAAGActcagccttcccagcagcccGGGGGGAGACCCACAAGCCCCTAAAGCCTGCACTCAAGAGGGGGCCCAGTGTCACCAGGAACCTCGGAGAGAGTCCCACAG GGAGCGCAGAGTCGGCAGGCATCGCCCTCCGGAGCCTCTTCTGTGGCAGTCCACCCCCTGAGGCTGCTTCGGAG AAGTTGGAATCCTGTGAGAAGCGCAAGCTGAAGCGTGTCCGAATCTCCCTGGCA AGTGACGCGGACCTGGAAGGCGAGATGAGCCCTGAAGAG ACTCACACTATCTTCTCACTGCTGGGAGTGGACCATGCTTATGTCACCAGTATTGGCAGACTCATTGGAATCGTTACTCTAAAGGAG CTCCGGAAGGCCATCGAGGGCTCTGTCACAGCACAGGGTGTGAAAGTCCGGCCGCCCCTCGCCAGCTTCCGAGACAGTGCCACCAGCAGCAGTGACACGGAGACCACTGAGGTGCATGCACTCTGGGGGCCCCACTCCCGTCATGGCCTCCCCCGGGAGGGCAGCCCTTCCGACAGCGACGACAAATGCCAATGA
- the CLCN2 gene encoding chloride channel protein 2 isoform 4 (isoform 4 is encoded by transcript variant 4), whose product MAAAAAEEGMEPRALQYEQTLMYGRYTQDLGAFAKEEAARIRLGGPEPWKGPPSSRAAPELLEYGRSRCARCRVCSVRCHKFLVSRVGEDWIFLVLLGLLMALVSWVMDYAIAACLQAQQWMSRGLNTSILLQYLAWVTYPVVLITFSAGFTQILAPQAVGSGIPEMKTILRGVVLKEYLTLKTFIAKVIGLTCALGSGMPLGKEGPFVHIASMCAALLSKFLSLFGGIYENESRNTEMLAAACAVGVGCCFAAPIGGVLFSIEVTSTFFAVRNYWRGFFAATFSAFIFRVLAVWNRDEETITALFKTRFRLDFPFDLQELPAFAVIGIASGFGGALFVYLNRKIVQVMRKQKTINRFLMRKRLLFPALVTLLISTLTFPPGFGQFMAGQLSQKETLVTLFDNRTWVRQGLVEELEPPSTSQAWNPPRANVFLTLVIFILMKFWMSALATTIPVPCGAFMPVFVIGAAFGRLVGESMAAWFPDGIHTDSSTYRIVPGGYAVVGAAALAGAVTHTVSTAVIVFELTGQIAHILPVMIAVILANAVAQSLQPSLYDSIIRIKKLPYLPELGWGRHQQYRVRVEDIMVRDVPHVALSCTFRDLRLALHRTKGRMLALVESPESMILLGSIERSQVVALLGAQLSPARRRQHMQERRATQTSPLSDQEGPPTPEASVCFQVNTEDSAFPAARGETHKPLKPALKRGPSVTRNLGESPTGSAESAGIALRSLFCGSPPPEAASEKLESCEKRKLKRVRISLASDADLEGEMSPEEILEWEEQQLDEPVNFSDCKIDPAPFQLVERTSLHKLRKAIEGSVTAQGVKVRPPLASFRDSATSSSDTETTEVHALWGPHSRHGLPREGSPSDSDDKCQ is encoded by the exons ATGGCGGCCGCGGCGGCGGAGGAAGGGATGGAGCCACGGGCGCTGCAGTACGAGCAGACCCTG ATGTATGGCCGGTACACTCAGGACCTTGGGGCCTTTGCCAAAGAGGAAGCTGCTCGGATTCGCCTGGGAGGGCCTGAACCCTGGAAAGGTCCCCCTTCCTCTCGGGCTGCCCCAGAGCTCTTGGAATATGGACGGAGCCGTTGCGCCCGATGCCGCG TCTGTTCTGTCCGCTGCCACAAGTTCCTAGTATCCAGGGTTGGTGAAGATTGGATCTTCCTGGTCCTGCTGGGGCTTCTCATGGCATTGGTCAGCTGGGTCATGGACTATGCCATTGCTGCCTGTCTGCAAG CCCAGCAGTGGATGTCCCGGGGCTTGAACACCAGCATCTTGCTCCAGTACCTGGCCTGGGTCACCTACCCTGTTGTCCTCATCACTTTCTCAGCCGGATTCACACAGATCCTGGCCCCTCAGGCTGTCG GCTCTGGCATCCCTGAGATGAAGACCATCTTGCGGGGAGTGGTGCTGAAAGAATACCTCACACTCAAGACCTTTATAGCTAAGGTCATTGGGCTGACCTGCGCCCTAGGCAGCGGGATGCCGCTTGGCAAAGAG GGCCCTTTTGTGCATATCGCAAGCATGTGTGCTGCCCTTCTCAGCAAGTTCCTCTCCCTCTTTGGGGGTATCTATGAG AATGAATCCCGGAACACAGAGATGCTGGCTGCCGCCTGTGCCGTGGGGGTGGGCTGCTGCTTCGCGGCACCTATTGGAG GCGTCCTCTTCAGCATCGAGGTCACCTCCACCTTCTTTGCAGTGCGGAACTACTGGCGGGGCTTCTTCGCTGCCACCTTCAGTGCCTTCATCTTCCGGGTCTTGGCAGTCTGGAACCGGGATGAAG AGACTATTACAGCCCTCTTCAAAACCCGATTCCGGCTCGACTTCCCCTTTGACCTGCAGGAGCTGCCAGCCTTTGCTGTCATTGG TATTGCTAGTGGCTTCGGTGGAGCCCTCTTTGTCTACCTGAACCGGAAGATTGTCCAGGTGATGCGGAAGCAGAAAACCATCAATCGCTTCCTCATGAGGAA ACGCCTGCTCTTCCCGGCTCTGGTGACCCTGCTCATCTCCACGCTGACCTTCCCCCCTGGCTTTGGACAGTTCATGGCTGGACAG CTCTCACAGAAAGAGACGCTGGTCACCCTGTTTGACAATCGGACGTGGGTCCGCCAGGGCCTGGTGGAGGAGCTAGAACCACCCAGCACCTCACAGGCCTGGAACCCACCACGTGCCAACGTCTTCCTCACCCTGGTCATCTTCATTCTCATGAAG TTCTGGATGTCTGCACTGGCCACCACCATCCCAGTTCCCTGTGGGGCCTTCATGCCTGTCTTTGTCATTG GAGCAGCATTTGGGCGTCTGGTGGGTGAAAGCATGGCTGCCTGGTTCCCAGATGGAATTCATACGGACAGCAGCACCTACCGGATTGTGCCTGGGGGCTACGCTGTGGTCG GGGCAGCTGCGCTGGCAGGAGCGGTGACACACACAGTGTCCACGGCTGTGATCGTGTTCGAGCTCACAGGCCAGATTGCCCACATCCTGCCTGTCATGATCGCCGTCATCCTGGCCAACGCTGTCGCCCAGAGTCTGCAGCCCTCCCTCTATGACAGCATCATCCGAATCAAGAAACTGCCCTACCTGCCTGAGCTCGGCTGGGGCCGCCACCA GCAGTACCGGGTGCGTGTGGAGGACATCATGGTGCGGGATGTTCCCCATGTGGCCCTCAGCTGCACCTTCCGGGACCTGCGTTTGGCACTGCACAGGACCAAGGGCCGAATGCTGGCCCTAGTGGAGTCCCCTG AGTCCATGATTCTGCTGGGCTCCATCGAGCGTTCACAGGTGGTGGCATTGTTGGgggcccagctgagcccagcccgcCGGCGGCAGCACATGCAGGAGCGCAGAGCCACCCAGACCTCTCCACTATCTGATCAGGAGGGTCCCCCTACCCCTGAGGCTTCTGTCTGCTTCCAG GTGAACACAGAAGActcagccttcccagcagcccGGGGGGAGACCCACAAGCCCCTAAAGCCTGCACTCAAGAGGGGGCCCAGTGTCACCAGGAACCTCGGAGAGAGTCCCACAG GGAGCGCAGAGTCGGCAGGCATCGCCCTCCGGAGCCTCTTCTGTGGCAGTCCACCCCCTGAGGCTGCTTCGGAG AAGTTGGAATCCTGTGAGAAGCGCAAGCTGAAGCGTGTCCGAATCTCCCTGGCA AGTGACGCGGACCTGGAAGGCGAGATGAGCCCTGAAGAG ATTCTGGAGTGGGAGGAGCAGCAACTAGATGAACCTGTCAACTTCAGTGACTGCAAAATTGATCCTGCTCCCTTCCAGCTGGTGGAGCGGACCTCTTTGCACAAG CTCCGGAAGGCCATCGAGGGCTCTGTCACAGCACAGGGTGTGAAAGTCCGGCCGCCCCTCGCCAGCTTCCGAGACAGTGCCACCAGCAGCAGTGACACGGAGACCACTGAGGTGCATGCACTCTGGGGGCCCCACTCCCGTCATGGCCTCCCCCGGGAGGGCAGCCCTTCCGACAGCGACGACAAATGCCAATGA
- the CLCN2 gene encoding chloride channel protein 2 isoform 2 (isoform 2 is encoded by transcript variant 2) — MAAAAAEEGMEPRALQYEQTLMYGRYTQDLGAFAKEEAARIRLGGPEPWKGPPSSRAAPELLEYGRSRCARCRVCSVRCHKFLVSRVGEDWIFLVLLGLLMALVSWVMDYAIAACLQAQQWMSRGLNTSILLQYLAWVTYPVVLITFSAGFTQILAPQAVGSGIPEMKTILRGVVLKEYLTLKTFIAKVIGLTCALGSGMPLGKEGPFVHIASMCAALLSKFLSLFGGIYENESRNTEMLAAACAVGVGCCFAAPIGGVLFSIEVTSTFFAVRNYWRGFFAATFSAFIFRVLAVWNRDEETITALFKTRFRLDFPFDLQELPAFAVIGIASGFGGALFVYLNRKIVQVMRKQKTINRFLMRKRLLFPALVTLLISTLTFPPGFGQFMAGQLSQKETLVTLFDNRTWVRQGLVEELEPPSTSQAWNPPRANVFLTLVIFILMKFWMSALATTIPVPCGAFMPVFVIDGIHTDSSTYRIVPGGYAVVGAAALAGAVTHTVSTAVIVFELTGQIAHILPVMIAVILANAVAQSLQPSLYDSIIRIKKLPYLPELGWGRHQQYRVRVEDIMVRDVPHVALSCTFRDLRLALHRTKGRMLALVESPESMILLGSIERSQVVALLGAQLSPARRRQHMQERRATQTSPLSDQEGPPTPEASVCFQVNTEDSAFPAARGETHKPLKPALKRGPSVTRNLGESPTGSAESAGIALRSLFCGSPPPEAASEKLESCEKRKLKRVRISLASDADLEGEMSPEEILEWEEQQLDEPVNFSDCKIDPAPFQLVERTSLHKTHTIFSLLGVDHAYVTSIGRLIGIVTLKELRKAIEGSVTAQGVKVRPPLASFRDSATSSSDTETTEVHALWGPHSRHGLPREGSPSDSDDKCQ, encoded by the exons ATGGCGGCCGCGGCGGCGGAGGAAGGGATGGAGCCACGGGCGCTGCAGTACGAGCAGACCCTG ATGTATGGCCGGTACACTCAGGACCTTGGGGCCTTTGCCAAAGAGGAAGCTGCTCGGATTCGCCTGGGAGGGCCTGAACCCTGGAAAGGTCCCCCTTCCTCTCGGGCTGCCCCAGAGCTCTTGGAATATGGACGGAGCCGTTGCGCCCGATGCCGCG TCTGTTCTGTCCGCTGCCACAAGTTCCTAGTATCCAGGGTTGGTGAAGATTGGATCTTCCTGGTCCTGCTGGGGCTTCTCATGGCATTGGTCAGCTGGGTCATGGACTATGCCATTGCTGCCTGTCTGCAAG CCCAGCAGTGGATGTCCCGGGGCTTGAACACCAGCATCTTGCTCCAGTACCTGGCCTGGGTCACCTACCCTGTTGTCCTCATCACTTTCTCAGCCGGATTCACACAGATCCTGGCCCCTCAGGCTGTCG GCTCTGGCATCCCTGAGATGAAGACCATCTTGCGGGGAGTGGTGCTGAAAGAATACCTCACACTCAAGACCTTTATAGCTAAGGTCATTGGGCTGACCTGCGCCCTAGGCAGCGGGATGCCGCTTGGCAAAGAG GGCCCTTTTGTGCATATCGCAAGCATGTGTGCTGCCCTTCTCAGCAAGTTCCTCTCCCTCTTTGGGGGTATCTATGAG AATGAATCCCGGAACACAGAGATGCTGGCTGCCGCCTGTGCCGTGGGGGTGGGCTGCTGCTTCGCGGCACCTATTGGAG GCGTCCTCTTCAGCATCGAGGTCACCTCCACCTTCTTTGCAGTGCGGAACTACTGGCGGGGCTTCTTCGCTGCCACCTTCAGTGCCTTCATCTTCCGGGTCTTGGCAGTCTGGAACCGGGATGAAG AGACTATTACAGCCCTCTTCAAAACCCGATTCCGGCTCGACTTCCCCTTTGACCTGCAGGAGCTGCCAGCCTTTGCTGTCATTGG TATTGCTAGTGGCTTCGGTGGAGCCCTCTTTGTCTACCTGAACCGGAAGATTGTCCAGGTGATGCGGAAGCAGAAAACCATCAATCGCTTCCTCATGAGGAA ACGCCTGCTCTTCCCGGCTCTGGTGACCCTGCTCATCTCCACGCTGACCTTCCCCCCTGGCTTTGGACAGTTCATGGCTGGACAG CTCTCACAGAAAGAGACGCTGGTCACCCTGTTTGACAATCGGACGTGGGTCCGCCAGGGCCTGGTGGAGGAGCTAGAACCACCCAGCACCTCACAGGCCTGGAACCCACCACGTGCCAACGTCTTCCTCACCCTGGTCATCTTCATTCTCATGAAG TTCTGGATGTCTGCACTGGCCACCACCATCCCAGTTCCCTGTGGGGCCTTCATGCCTGTCTTTGTCATTG ATGGAATTCATACGGACAGCAGCACCTACCGGATTGTGCCTGGGGGCTACGCTGTGGTCG GGGCAGCTGCGCTGGCAGGAGCGGTGACACACACAGTGTCCACGGCTGTGATCGTGTTCGAGCTCACAGGCCAGATTGCCCACATCCTGCCTGTCATGATCGCCGTCATCCTGGCCAACGCTGTCGCCCAGAGTCTGCAGCCCTCCCTCTATGACAGCATCATCCGAATCAAGAAACTGCCCTACCTGCCTGAGCTCGGCTGGGGCCGCCACCA GCAGTACCGGGTGCGTGTGGAGGACATCATGGTGCGGGATGTTCCCCATGTGGCCCTCAGCTGCACCTTCCGGGACCTGCGTTTGGCACTGCACAGGACCAAGGGCCGAATGCTGGCCCTAGTGGAGTCCCCTG AGTCCATGATTCTGCTGGGCTCCATCGAGCGTTCACAGGTGGTGGCATTGTTGGgggcccagctgagcccagcccgcCGGCGGCAGCACATGCAGGAGCGCAGAGCCACCCAGACCTCTCCACTATCTGATCAGGAGGGTCCCCCTACCCCTGAGGCTTCTGTCTGCTTCCAG GTGAACACAGAAGActcagccttcccagcagcccGGGGGGAGACCCACAAGCCCCTAAAGCCTGCACTCAAGAGGGGGCCCAGTGTCACCAGGAACCTCGGAGAGAGTCCCACAG GGAGCGCAGAGTCGGCAGGCATCGCCCTCCGGAGCCTCTTCTGTGGCAGTCCACCCCCTGAGGCTGCTTCGGAG AAGTTGGAATCCTGTGAGAAGCGCAAGCTGAAGCGTGTCCGAATCTCCCTGGCA AGTGACGCGGACCTGGAAGGCGAGATGAGCCCTGAAGAG ATTCTGGAGTGGGAGGAGCAGCAACTAGATGAACCTGTCAACTTCAGTGACTGCAAAATTGATCCTGCTCCCTTCCAGCTGGTGGAGCGGACCTCTTTGCACAAG ACTCACACTATCTTCTCACTGCTGGGAGTGGACCATGCTTATGTCACCAGTATTGGCAGACTCATTGGAATCGTTACTCTAAAGGAG CTCCGGAAGGCCATCGAGGGCTCTGTCACAGCACAGGGTGTGAAAGTCCGGCCGCCCCTCGCCAGCTTCCGAGACAGTGCCACCAGCAGCAGTGACACGGAGACCACTGAGGTGCATGCACTCTGGGGGCCCCACTCCCGTCATGGCCTCCCCCGGGAGGGCAGCCCTTCCGACAGCGACGACAAATGCCAATGA
- the CLCN2 gene encoding chloride channel protein 2 isoform 3 (isoform 3 is encoded by transcript variant 3) encodes MAAAAAEEGMEPRALQYEQTLMYGRYTQDLGAFAKEEAARIRLGGPEPWKGPPSSRAAPELLEYGRSRCARCRAQQWMSRGLNTSILLQYLAWVTYPVVLITFSAGFTQILAPQAVGSGIPEMKTILRGVVLKEYLTLKTFIAKVIGLTCALGSGMPLGKEGPFVHIASMCAALLSKFLSLFGGIYENESRNTEMLAAACAVGVGCCFAAPIGGVLFSIEVTSTFFAVRNYWRGFFAATFSAFIFRVLAVWNRDEETITALFKTRFRLDFPFDLQELPAFAVIGIASGFGGALFVYLNRKIVQVMRKQKTINRFLMRKRLLFPALVTLLISTLTFPPGFGQFMAGQLSQKETLVTLFDNRTWVRQGLVEELEPPSTSQAWNPPRANVFLTLVIFILMKFWMSALATTIPVPCGAFMPVFVIGAAFGRLVGESMAAWFPDGIHTDSSTYRIVPGGYAVVGAAALAGAVTHTVSTAVIVFELTGQIAHILPVMIAVILANAVAQSLQPSLYDSIIRIKKLPYLPELGWGRHQQYRVRVEDIMVRDVPHVALSCTFRDLRLALHRTKGRMLALVESPESMILLGSIERSQVVALLGAQLSPARRRQHMQERRATQTSPLSDQEGPPTPEASVCFQVNTEDSAFPAARGETHKPLKPALKRGPSVTRNLGESPTGSAESAGIALRSLFCGSPPPEAASEKLESCEKRKLKRVRISLASDADLEGEMSPEEILEWEEQQLDEPVNFSDCKIDPAPFQLVERTSLHKTHTIFSLLGVDHAYVTSIGRLIGIVTLKELRKAIEGSVTAQGVKVRPPLASFRDSATSSSDTETTEVHALWGPHSRHGLPREGSPSDSDDKCQ; translated from the exons ATGGCGGCCGCGGCGGCGGAGGAAGGGATGGAGCCACGGGCGCTGCAGTACGAGCAGACCCTG ATGTATGGCCGGTACACTCAGGACCTTGGGGCCTTTGCCAAAGAGGAAGCTGCTCGGATTCGCCTGGGAGGGCCTGAACCCTGGAAAGGTCCCCCTTCCTCTCGGGCTGCCCCAGAGCTCTTGGAATATGGACGGAGCCGTTGCGCCCGATGCCGCG CCCAGCAGTGGATGTCCCGGGGCTTGAACACCAGCATCTTGCTCCAGTACCTGGCCTGGGTCACCTACCCTGTTGTCCTCATCACTTTCTCAGCCGGATTCACACAGATCCTGGCCCCTCAGGCTGTCG GCTCTGGCATCCCTGAGATGAAGACCATCTTGCGGGGAGTGGTGCTGAAAGAATACCTCACACTCAAGACCTTTATAGCTAAGGTCATTGGGCTGACCTGCGCCCTAGGCAGCGGGATGCCGCTTGGCAAAGAG GGCCCTTTTGTGCATATCGCAAGCATGTGTGCTGCCCTTCTCAGCAAGTTCCTCTCCCTCTTTGGGGGTATCTATGAG AATGAATCCCGGAACACAGAGATGCTGGCTGCCGCCTGTGCCGTGGGGGTGGGCTGCTGCTTCGCGGCACCTATTGGAG GCGTCCTCTTCAGCATCGAGGTCACCTCCACCTTCTTTGCAGTGCGGAACTACTGGCGGGGCTTCTTCGCTGCCACCTTCAGTGCCTTCATCTTCCGGGTCTTGGCAGTCTGGAACCGGGATGAAG AGACTATTACAGCCCTCTTCAAAACCCGATTCCGGCTCGACTTCCCCTTTGACCTGCAGGAGCTGCCAGCCTTTGCTGTCATTGG TATTGCTAGTGGCTTCGGTGGAGCCCTCTTTGTCTACCTGAACCGGAAGATTGTCCAGGTGATGCGGAAGCAGAAAACCATCAATCGCTTCCTCATGAGGAA ACGCCTGCTCTTCCCGGCTCTGGTGACCCTGCTCATCTCCACGCTGACCTTCCCCCCTGGCTTTGGACAGTTCATGGCTGGACAG CTCTCACAGAAAGAGACGCTGGTCACCCTGTTTGACAATCGGACGTGGGTCCGCCAGGGCCTGGTGGAGGAGCTAGAACCACCCAGCACCTCACAGGCCTGGAACCCACCACGTGCCAACGTCTTCCTCACCCTGGTCATCTTCATTCTCATGAAG TTCTGGATGTCTGCACTGGCCACCACCATCCCAGTTCCCTGTGGGGCCTTCATGCCTGTCTTTGTCATTG GAGCAGCATTTGGGCGTCTGGTGGGTGAAAGCATGGCTGCCTGGTTCCCAGATGGAATTCATACGGACAGCAGCACCTACCGGATTGTGCCTGGGGGCTACGCTGTGGTCG GGGCAGCTGCGCTGGCAGGAGCGGTGACACACACAGTGTCCACGGCTGTGATCGTGTTCGAGCTCACAGGCCAGATTGCCCACATCCTGCCTGTCATGATCGCCGTCATCCTGGCCAACGCTGTCGCCCAGAGTCTGCAGCCCTCCCTCTATGACAGCATCATCCGAATCAAGAAACTGCCCTACCTGCCTGAGCTCGGCTGGGGCCGCCACCA GCAGTACCGGGTGCGTGTGGAGGACATCATGGTGCGGGATGTTCCCCATGTGGCCCTCAGCTGCACCTTCCGGGACCTGCGTTTGGCACTGCACAGGACCAAGGGCCGAATGCTGGCCCTAGTGGAGTCCCCTG AGTCCATGATTCTGCTGGGCTCCATCGAGCGTTCACAGGTGGTGGCATTGTTGGgggcccagctgagcccagcccgcCGGCGGCAGCACATGCAGGAGCGCAGAGCCACCCAGACCTCTCCACTATCTGATCAGGAGGGTCCCCCTACCCCTGAGGCTTCTGTCTGCTTCCAG GTGAACACAGAAGActcagccttcccagcagcccGGGGGGAGACCCACAAGCCCCTAAAGCCTGCACTCAAGAGGGGGCCCAGTGTCACCAGGAACCTCGGAGAGAGTCCCACAG GGAGCGCAGAGTCGGCAGGCATCGCCCTCCGGAGCCTCTTCTGTGGCAGTCCACCCCCTGAGGCTGCTTCGGAG AAGTTGGAATCCTGTGAGAAGCGCAAGCTGAAGCGTGTCCGAATCTCCCTGGCA AGTGACGCGGACCTGGAAGGCGAGATGAGCCCTGAAGAG ATTCTGGAGTGGGAGGAGCAGCAACTAGATGAACCTGTCAACTTCAGTGACTGCAAAATTGATCCTGCTCCCTTCCAGCTGGTGGAGCGGACCTCTTTGCACAAG ACTCACACTATCTTCTCACTGCTGGGAGTGGACCATGCTTATGTCACCAGTATTGGCAGACTCATTGGAATCGTTACTCTAAAGGAG CTCCGGAAGGCCATCGAGGGCTCTGTCACAGCACAGGGTGTGAAAGTCCGGCCGCCCCTCGCCAGCTTCCGAGACAGTGCCACCAGCAGCAGTGACACGGAGACCACTGAGGTGCATGCACTCTGGGGGCCCCACTCCCGTCATGGCCTCCCCCGGGAGGGCAGCCCTTCCGACAGCGACGACAAATGCCAATGA